One window of Papaver somniferum cultivar HN1 chromosome 9, ASM357369v1, whole genome shotgun sequence genomic DNA carries:
- the LOC113314225 gene encoding probable WRKY transcription factor 70 yields the protein MEDLVRGKEFTKQVHMQLQGSEIPVGKEILDSVAKILECFANAISKFSSTESSSEVCQSPALTTVDSPFSDGRKIEETGKIRTMVTPKKIGSNKRRRTANAREELTERPFDDGHAWRKYGQKDILNSGFPRGYFRCTHRDQGCEALKQVQRTGEEEPAMFRVTYIGEHTCKDQFRGPRLSIDSNPRSTCVLNFQSNCYSPKLEFPFSPSFSRVEHEFKGDTKNTIANHNNKDSFKSYEFAAWRDIPAFNSSQTTSMMPSTSGSELGDGISGLYSSAESNPNFHMGMIVDGMFDPSEFLNSSF from the exons ATGGAAGATCTAGTTAGAGGTAAAGAATTTACAAAGCAAGTTCATATGCAACTCCAAGGAAGTGAAATTCCAGTTGGGAAAGAAATATTAGATTCAGTTGCAAAGATCCTCGAGTGTTTTGCTAATGCAATCTCGAAATTCAGTTCCACTGAATCGTCCAGTGAAGTTTGCCAAAGTCCGGCACTTACTACAGTTGATTCTCCGTTTTCCGATGGCcggaaaattgaagaaaccggCAAGATCAGAACTATGGTCACTCCAAAGAAAATTGGGTCGAACAAGAGAAG GAGAACTGCAAATGCACGAGAGGAACTAACTGAGAGACCTTTCGACGACGGTCATGCCTGGAGAAAATACGGCCAGAAAGATATCCTCAATTCCGGCTTTCCTAG GGGTTATTTTAGGTGCACTCACAGAGATCAAGGGTGTGAAGCCTTGAAACAAGTCCAAAGAACTGGAGAAGAAGAACCAGCCATGTTCCGGGTGACATACATCGGTGAGCATACGTGCAAGGATCAATTCAGGGGACCTCGGTTATCCATAGATTCAAACCCCAGAAGCACTTGTGTACTCAATTTCCAATCAAACTGCTATTCCCCAAAACTAGAATTCCCTTTTTCACCATCATTTTCTAGAGTTGAACACGAATTCAAGGGTGATACGAAAAATACCATTGCCAATCACAACAACAAGGATTCCTTCAAATCATATGAGTTTGCCGCTTGGCGCGATATACCGGCATTTAATTCATCTCAAACCACATCAATGATGCCATCGACATCTGGGTCGGAACTTGGTGACGGAATTTCCGGGCTTTACTCTAGTGCTGAAAGTAATCCAAATTTTCACATGGGTATGATTGTGGATGGTATGTTTGATCCTAGTGaattcttgaattcttcgttttGA